From the genome of Gammaproteobacteria bacterium:
AAATAATGCGCATCCAAGCCACCGAAATCATTGATACCTTTGCCGAGGCCTTCGAGATGTGGGCCGCGAGAATCATCATCACCGCGGAAACCCATCAATGGGCAACTGCAGCGGCACAATCCATGACCGGCTTCGCTACTTCGGTCATTGGATGCAAATGCGAAGCAGGGATTGAGCGCGACCTCACCGCTGATGAAACGCCTGATCGGCGCCCCGGCATTAGTGTTCTGCTGTTCGCCACTTCCAGTGAAGGCATAGGTAAACGCCTTGTCGAGCGCGTCGGCCAAAGTATCATGACCTGCCCTACAACAGCCTGCTTTAACGGGCTCACCAGCGAGAGTGATGTGGTCGTCGGCGGACAACTTCGCTACTTTGGCGACGGCTATCAGATCAGCAAACAGTTGGACGGGCGTCGTTTCTGGCGGATCCCGGTAATGGATGGTGAGTTCTTAGTTGAAGATCGCTTCGGCGTTCAGCCTGCTGTTGGTGGCGGTAATATCTTAATATTAGGGAAAGATATGCAGACAACCCTGCGTGCCGCCAAGGCAGCCACAAAAGCCATGAGGGAGGTGCCTGGTGTTATTCTGCCGTTCCCAGACGGTGTTGTCCGCAGTGGCAGCAAGCCCGGGTCCAGATACAAGGCCCTATTTGCTTCAACCAATGATCCGTACTGTCCCACGCTGCGTGCCATCGCCCCAGAAACAAAGGTGAACGCCGACGTAAACAGTGTACTGGAAATCGTCCTGGATGGCCTCGATCTTAACGCCGTTGAGGTTGCCATGCGCCATGGCATTTATGCCGCCGCCAGACGCGGCATCAAGCAAATTTCCGCAGGCAATTACGGTGGCGATTTGGGTCAATATCAAATCCGCCTGTACGATCTCATCAAGGATCAATGAGTGATGAACCTCTCATCTATCAAGATTATATCCGTAGGCTGTAGAGCCAGCTTTGATGTTACATCAGCGTTGCCCAGATGAGCCTTAAACTATCATTACATACTGTTCCCGAAGTACCGCTAGAAGCTGAGTCCATCACACCCGACCGGCTCGCTGACCTAAGCGAGGCGGACATCGCAGCACTACCCGTTCACCATGGAAATCAACAATCTTCCATTGGAGATTTCTTCTCCGTCTCAGGAAACGGTAATAGCGAAATACAAATTGAAGGCGACTTAACCCGCGTCAAGCTTATTGGAGTTGGCATGACATATGGGCGCATCATAATTGAGGGTAATGTCGGCTTACATGTAGGTGCCGCCATGTCAGGTGGCGAAATAATTGTTAAAGGCGACGCTGGGGATTGGGTCGGTCCTGAAATGTCAGGCGGTCGAATTGTTGTAAAGGGCAATGCCGGCCATCTCGTTGGAAGTGTATACCGTGGCGGGCGCATCGGCATGCGGGGTGGTGAAATTATCATCCACGGTAACGCGGGCAATGAAGTAGGTAATGGAATGCGTAGCGGCCTAATCGCAATCGGTGGCGATTGCGGCGACTTCACCGGTGTTAACATGCTAGCAGGGACAATTATTGTCGTCGGGAAACTTGGATGGCGGTGCGGTGCCGGCATGAAGCGCGGCGCGATCGTCTCAATGCACGATGCCGAGCTGCTCCCCACTTTTAGTTATGCGTGCACGTACCAGCCGGCTTTTTTGCGCCTTTATCTACTCCACTTGAACGAACTCGGCTTGCCGATTAGCGACGCCCATATGAATGGTCAATACCGGCGCTTCAGTGGTGATGCCGTAGAACTGAACCGTGGAGAAGCGTTGCTACTTAAATCTTAGGGGAATAAAGCAACCGAGACAGGAAATGGCACCAAAGCCTTAAGGATGGCTAGAACCGGACTCCACAGTCCGGTAATTTGAGATCTCTGCGTATAGCACAAATACTTATTCGAGACGTGCCTGAGTTAGGAGAACTCTATGACGACCATCATAACTGATAACTGTATTGATTGCCGCTTCACGGACTGCGTAGAAGTGTGCCCAGTCGCCTGTTTTCATGGTGATGACAAGCAGCTCTACATTGATCCAGAAGTGTGCATCGACTGCAGCGCCTGCATTCCGGAATGTCCCGTAGAAGCAATCTACGAAGACGATGACATTCCTGAGGACAAGTTGCATTGGATTGAGATAAATGCCGAACGGGCACCGCAGCTTCCAGTGGTGGACTCACAAGTAGATCCGTTGCCCACAGCAGAAGCAAAAAAAGCCGAGCTTGGCTTCTGAGTAGATTGCTGAGCCTCGCGTTCCACCACAGACGGCGAGGATTCAAGGAACGGTTGCGCCTGGTATTTACGCCATTGTGGTCAACCGCTCTTTGCTCTCATCAAGGCGCCTCTCGAACAAGGGATTCGGATTGCGTTATTATCTTTAGTCGTACACGTTACTCACTTTCAGGGTTCGATATTTGGCTTCGTAGTACAAGCTAAGTCAAGGGAGCGATACGACTAGCTCACTCGACATTCACCAAGCGAGACCATGTAAATTAATTCGTTATTAGAAAACAACTGTAGGAGGAATCTAGTCATATGAGCAAGCTCGGGACAGAGCAAAACCCCTTGAAGGTAGCCGTCGTAGGCAGTGGGCCGAGCGGCTTTTACGCTACCGAGTCGCTTCTCAAATCTGAGCACAATGTTCTGATTGATATGCTTGAGCGGCTCCCTGCCCCGTATGGGCTTGTGCGAAACGGCGTTGCTCCAGATCATCCGAAACTTAAGCAAGTAATCTTGGTGTATGAAAAGATTGCCGAAGCTCCCGAGTTTAACTTTTTGGGGAACGTCTTGGTTGGCCGTGATGTAAGTGTTGAAGAGCTTAAAGATACCCACCATGCGATCATTTTCGCGTGCGGTGCAGAGACAGACCGCACGCTCGGTATACCGGGTGAAGACTTGCCGGGCAGTCACACCGCAACTGAGTTCGTAGGGTGGTACAACGGGCATCCTGATTATCACGACCGTGTCTTTGATCTGTCTAACGAAGTAGCTGTCATCATAGGCCAAGGCAACGTGGCGACCGACGTATGTCGGCTGCTTGCTAAGACTGTCGACGAATTAAAGCACACCGACATCACTGAGCACGCGCTCACGGCGCTTGCCAACAGCAAAATCCGCGAGATCCACATTATCGGCCGCCGTGGACCCGCCCAGGCCAAGTTCACGCCCGCGGAACTCCGGGAGCTTGGCGATATGGCCAGTTGCGACGCGATCGTTAGGCCAAGCGACCTGGAACTGAATCCTGAAAGCCTGACTGAACTCGCCGATAAGACTAATCGAATAAACGCAAAGAACATCAAGATCTTTCAGGAATATTCAGACCAAGCAGCGCCGACAAAGCACCGTAGATGCTATTTTCACTTCCTGAAAAGTCCTGTCGAACTGGCAGGAAACGGGCGCCTAGAGCGTGTCGTACTCGAGAAGAACCAGCTCA
Proteins encoded in this window:
- the fhcD gene encoding formylmethanofuran--tetrahydromethanopterin N-formyltransferase, producing MRIQATEIIDTFAEAFEMWAARIIITAETHQWATAAAQSMTGFATSVIGCKCEAGIERDLTADETPDRRPGISVLLFATSSEGIGKRLVERVGQSIMTCPTTACFNGLTSESDVVVGGQLRYFGDGYQISKQLDGRRFWRIPVMDGEFLVEDRFGVQPAVGGGNILILGKDMQTTLRAAKAATKAMREVPGVILPFPDGVVRSGSKPGSRYKALFASTNDPYCPTLRAIAPETKVNADVNSVLEIVLDGLDLNAVEVAMRHGIYAAARRGIKQISAGNYGGDLGQYQIRLYDLIKDQ
- a CDS encoding formylmethanofuran dehydrogenase subunit C gives rise to the protein MSLKLSLHTVPEVPLEAESITPDRLADLSEADIAALPVHHGNQQSSIGDFFSVSGNGNSEIQIEGDLTRVKLIGVGMTYGRIIIEGNVGLHVGAAMSGGEIIVKGDAGDWVGPEMSGGRIVVKGNAGHLVGSVYRGGRIGMRGGEIIIHGNAGNEVGNGMRSGLIAIGGDCGDFTGVNMLAGTIIVVGKLGWRCGAGMKRGAIVSMHDAELLPTFSYACTYQPAFLRLYLLHLNELGLPISDAHMNGQYRRFSGDAVELNRGEALLLKS
- a CDS encoding 4Fe-4S binding protein — its product is MTTIITDNCIDCRFTDCVEVCPVACFHGDDKQLYIDPEVCIDCSACIPECPVEAIYEDDDIPEDKLHWIEINAERAPQLPVVDSQVDPLPTAEAKKAELGF
- a CDS encoding FAD-dependent oxidoreductase, translating into MSKLGTEQNPLKVAVVGSGPSGFYATESLLKSEHNVLIDMLERLPAPYGLVRNGVAPDHPKLKQVILVYEKIAEAPEFNFLGNVLVGRDVSVEELKDTHHAIIFACGAETDRTLGIPGEDLPGSHTATEFVGWYNGHPDYHDRVFDLSNEVAVIIGQGNVATDVCRLLAKTVDELKHTDITEHALTALANSKIREIHIIGRRGPAQAKFTPAELRELGDMASCDAIVRPSDLELNPESLTELADKTNRINAKNIKIFQEYSDQAAPTKHRRCYFHFLKSPVELAGNGRLERVVLEKNQLTGEPFQQAAQGTGEREELACGLLFRSIGYHGIPIPGAPFNERRGVFPNRDGRLLDSNQSVIPALYATGWIKRGPTGIIGTNRADSVATVKALLEDLGKLSDDTKPGADGLYPLLTERGIRVISFANWREIDAVEVERGKPKGKPREKFTTVKDMLEVLN